The following coding sequences are from one Lolium rigidum isolate FL_2022 chromosome 6, APGP_CSIRO_Lrig_0.1, whole genome shotgun sequence window:
- the LOC124663474 gene encoding kinesin-like protein KIN-13B, which yields MPRRLSALAGGHRCGHRLLEICVRRVTSASGVIHVLAHDFGFRVQRGGVRRGDGEIFVSVDPATPARLRGGDAAATESPGLRQQLSPGLLDLHAFDTELIPDFQVQGMYDGAQKFSYANGGGFVDSDVSFATQKQMSKSTVFAETNYLNAFTEKEKAAPVAKIKVVVRKRPLNKKETSKKEEDIIDIELNSLTVHETKLKVDLTEYVEKHGFMFDAVLDEDVSNDEVYRETVEPVVPAIFNRTKATCFAYGQTGSGKTYTMRPLPLKASQDILRLMHHTYRNQGFQLFFSFFEIYGGKLYDLLNERNKLCMREDGKQKVCIVGLQEHRVSDLETIKELIERGNATRSTGTTGANEESSRSHAILQLVIKRRVDGSDSKPPRLAGKLSFIDLAGSERGADTTENDKQTRIEGAEINKSLLALKECIRALDNDQTHIPFRGSKLTEVLRDSFIGDSRTVMISCISPSSGSCEHTLNTLRYADRVKSLSKGGNSKKEVTLAAAPLRESSPSPLASVVPSFSADEATNDITERNIFGWPKQQYAKEQPSPLFVDRMPKARGDTAFSSSNGGYFNEQRTRSTAETSIAVVPDTMYQQEMQQARKGRGSALEKNMRNSIAYPIRKAVPDEDDHLNDLLQEEDDLVSAHRKQVEETLDIIKEEMNLLVEADHPGNQLDDYVTRLSSILSQKAAGIVELQDRLAQFQRRLSENNVLLYSESP from the exons ATGCCGCGCCGGCTGTCGGCGCTGGCAGGTGGGCACAGGTGCGGCCACCGGCTCCTTGAGATCTGCGTGCGGCGCGTCACCTCCGCCTCCGGGGTGATTCACGTCTTAGCTCATGATTTTGGATTTCGCGTGCAGCGCGGCGGGGTGCGGCGCGGGGACGGGGAGATCTTCGTGTCGGTGGACCCGGCCACGCCGGCGCGGCTGCGCGGAGGGGACGCGGCGGCTACGGAGTCTCCGGGGCTGAGGCAGCAGCTCAGCCCCGGGCTTCTCGATCTCCACGCCTTCGATACCGAGCTTATCCCCGAT TTTCAAGTTCAAGGGATGTATGATGGAGCTCAGAAGTTCAGCTATGCAAATGGAGGAGGCTTTGTCGATTCCGATGTGAGCTTCGCTACACAAAAGCAGATGAGCAAGTCCACTGTTTTTGCTGAAACTAACTACCTCAACGCCTTCACTGAGAAAGAGAAGGCAGCCCCGGTTGCCAAAATCAAAGTGGTG GTGCGCAAGAGACCGCTGAACAAGAAGGAAACATCAAAGAAAGAAGAAGATATCATAGACATTGAACTAAACTCTTTGACCGTCCATGAGACTAAGCTTAAG GTTGACCTCACGGAATATGTCGAAAAGCATGGATTTATGTTTGATGCTGTTTTAGATGAGGACGTTTCAAACGATGAG GTTTATCGTGAAACAGTTGAACCTGTGGTTCCTGCTATTTTTAATCGTACAAAGGCAACTTGTTTTGCATATGGACAAACTG GTAGTGGAAAAACCTACACCATGAGGCCACTTCCTCTGAAGGCATCCCAAGACATTTTGAGACTAATGCACCATACATATCGTAATCAAGGGTTTCAGTTattttttagtttctttgagaTATATGGTGGGAAATTATATGATCTTCTCAACGAAAGGAA CAAACTTTGCATGAGGGAAGATGGAAAACAGAAAGTATGCATTGTTGGTTTGCAAGAGCACAGGGTGTCTGATCTTGAAACTATCAAGGAGTTGATTGAACGAGGCAATGCTACCAGAAGTACTGGTACAACAGGTGCAAATGAGGAGTCATCGCGATCTCATGCCATTCTTCAGCTTGTTATTAAAAGGCGTGTTGATGGCAGTGACTCCAAACCACCCAGATTGGCCGGCAAGTTGTCGTTTATTGATCTGGCTGGCAGTGAGCGTGGTGCTGATACAACTGAAAACGATAAACAAACAAG AATTGAGGGTGCTGAGATCAATAAAAGTTTGCTTGCCTTAAAGGAATGTATCAGAGCGCTTGATAATGATCAGACACATATTCCCTTCAGAGGAAGCAAATTAACCGAAGTTTTGCGAGATTCATTCATTGGAGACTCACGCACTGTCATGATATCATGCATTTCCCCTAGTTCTGGTTCTTGTGAGCATACGCTGAACACATTGAGATATGCTGATAG GGTGAAGAGTCTGTCAAAGGGAGGCAACAGCAAGAAAGAAGTGACTTTGGCTGCTGCACCTTTACGAGAGTCAAGTCCTTCCCCATTGGCTTCGGTTGTACCCTCTTTCTCCGCAGATGAGGCGACGAATGATATCACTGAAAGGAATATTTTTGGTTGGCCTAAGCAACAGTATGCCAAAGAACAGCCATCACCATTGTTTGTGGATAGAATGCCCAAGGCTAGGGGAGATACTGCGTTCAGTTCGTCGAATGGAGGTTATTTCAACGAACAAAGGACCCGCAGTACTGCTGAAACAAGCATAGCTGTAGTACCGGATACAATGTATCAGCAGGAAATGCAACAGGCACGGAAAGGTAGAGGTTCAGCCTTGGAGAAGAATATGAGAAATTCTATTGCTTACCCGATTAGAAAGGCTGTGCCAGATGAAGATGACCATCTTAATGACCTCCTTCAG GAAGAGGACGATCTAGTGAGCGCTCACAGAAAGCAGGTGGAAGAGACCCTGGATATTATCAAAGAG GAGATGAACTTATTAGTTGAAGCAGATCATCCTGGCAACCAACTAGATGACTACGTCACAAGACTAAGCAGTATTCTATCACAGAAAGCTGCTGGAATCGTGGAGTTACAAGATCGTCTTGCACAGTTCCAGAGGCGTTTAAGTGAGAACAACGTGCTGCTATATTCCGAGAGCCCTTGA
- the LOC124668279 gene encoding heat stress transcription factor C-1a-like, which yields MDGLHTELALGLIGCGHGELQTAPFVAKTYQMVCDPRTDAFVRWGRGNNSFLVADVAGFSQLLLPCFFKHGNFSSFVRQLNTYGFRKVHPDRWEFAHESFLRGQTRLLPRIVRRKKRGEGGAASCSSTVDKQDMAEEIDEDEEGSEALLEEVQQLRQEQTAIGEQLARMSRRLQATERRPDRLMAFLARLAEDPDATSAHLLEQKKRQRMHFPASPIALPLQPPQPPPPLLAMTEDAVDDGVWQWAPEPRLTTFEQPTGSSTLQQVPEFDRGGGGMGITDGGTAVETPFPFCLLGECFF from the exons ATGGACGGCCTGCACACGGAGCTGGCGCTGGGGCTGATCGGTTGCGGCCACGGCGAGCTCCAGACGGCGCCGTTCGTGGCAAAGACATACCAGATGGTGTGCGACCCCAGGACGGACGCTTTCGTCCGGTGGGGGAGGGGCAACAACAGCTTCCTCGTCGCCGACGTCGCCGGCTTCTCCCAGCTCCTCCTGCCCTGCTTCTTCAAGCACGGCAACTTCTCCAGCTTCGTCCGTCAGCTCAACACATAC GGCTTCAGGAAGGTGCACCCGGACCGGTGGGAGTTCGCACACGAGTCGTTCCTGCGCGGCCAGACGCGCCTGCTGCCGCGCATCGTTCGCCGCAAGAAGCGcggggagggcggcgccgcctcctGCTCCTCCACTGTCGACAAGCAGGATATGGCAGAGGAGAttgatgaggacgaagaggggagCGAGGCGCTGCTCGAGGAGGTACAGCAGCTGCGGCAGGAGCAGACGGCCATCGGGGAGCAGCTGGCGCGGATGAGCCGGCGCCTGCAGGCAACGGAGCGGCGGCCCGACCGGCTCATGGCCTTCCTCGCCAGGCTCGCCGAGGATCCCGACGCCACGTCTGCCCACCTACTCGAACAGAAGAAGCGCCAGCGCATGCACTTCCCTGCCTCTCCCATTGCGCTTCCTCTTCAGCCGCCACAGCCGCCACCACCGCTGCTGGCGATGACCGAGGATGCAGTTGATGACGGAGTCTGGCAATGGGCGCCGGAGCCGAGACTCACGACCTTCGAGCAGCCCACCGGCAGCTCCACATTGCAGCAGGTGCCGGAGTTCgataggggcggcggcggcatggGCATAACTGATGGTGGGACTGCGGTGGAGACGCCCTTCCCGTTCTGCCTACTTGGCGAGTGTTTCTTCTAA